One Paenibacillus sp. FSL W8-0186 genomic window carries:
- a CDS encoding alpha-glucuronidase family glycosyl hydrolase, producing MNSNYDLAWLRYGGASVERSAAIQLFEGYLSNIVAAGEGPSPLFRTAVQELTEGLAKLTGKQPAVEPNAAADRFVALGTIGGAGNPLLNDSVEGAEAARLGEEGYIIRKAAREGKDYILIAGGSDKGLLYGVFHFLRLLQTAGQSPDGLNLVEAPKYQLRMVNQWDNMDGSIERGYAGQSIFYQDSKIVSDLTRVREYARLLASVGINGIAINNVNVHEVETKLITPELLPDVARVADVFREYGIRLYLSVNFAAPIELGGTSTADPLEPAVQEWWKQRTADIYRYVADFGGFLVKADSENRPGPFTYGRDHADGANMLAEALEPYGGLVLWRCFVYDCHQDWRDRKTDRARAAYDHFKPLDGRFKDNVILQIKNGPMDFQVREPVSPLFGAMKQTNQMLEFQITQEYTGQQRHVCYLIPQWKEVLEFDTLCEGEGSKVKDIVAGQVHPYKHSGITAVSSIGDDYNWTGHYLAQSNLYGYGRLLWNPELSAEEIAEEWTSMTFGVNQDVASTILDILMESWPTYESYTSPLGVGWMVVPHYHYGPDVDGYEYSKWGTYHFADRDGIGVDRTLATGTGYSHQYVGANAALYDSLESCPDELLLFFHHVPYTYVLKSGKTVIQHIYDTHFAGVEQVEKWIARWDALESKLDPQRFAHVKERLLEQLESAKHWRDVINTYFYRKSGIKDQHNRVIY from the coding sequence ATGAACAGCAATTATGATTTGGCATGGCTGCGGTACGGCGGAGCGTCCGTGGAACGTTCGGCAGCGATTCAGCTATTTGAAGGGTATTTGAGCAATATCGTGGCAGCGGGCGAAGGGCCCTCGCCGTTGTTCCGCACAGCGGTGCAAGAGTTGACGGAGGGTCTAGCCAAGCTGACAGGCAAGCAGCCTGCGGTAGAGCCGAATGCAGCCGCGGACCGCTTTGTGGCTCTAGGAACCATCGGCGGTGCCGGCAATCCTCTGCTTAACGATTCGGTGGAGGGAGCGGAGGCGGCTCGCCTAGGGGAAGAAGGGTATATCATTCGCAAGGCAGCCCGTGAAGGCAAGGATTATATTCTTATTGCCGGGGGATCGGATAAGGGGCTGCTTTACGGTGTATTTCATTTCCTGCGCCTGCTGCAGACGGCGGGTCAATCTCCCGATGGGCTGAATTTGGTCGAAGCGCCGAAGTATCAGCTGCGGATGGTCAACCAGTGGGATAATATGGACGGAAGCATTGAGCGCGGATATGCGGGCCAGTCGATATTTTATCAGGACAGCAAAATCGTCTCCGACCTGACTCGCGTACGGGAATATGCCAGATTGCTGGCCTCCGTTGGCATTAACGGTATCGCCATTAATAACGTGAACGTGCACGAGGTAGAAACGAAGCTGATTACGCCTGAGCTTCTGCCTGACGTTGCCCGGGTTGCTGATGTATTCCGCGAGTACGGCATTCGCCTCTATCTCAGCGTGAATTTTGCCGCGCCGATCGAGCTGGGCGGCACGTCCACGGCTGACCCGCTGGAGCCAGCGGTACAGGAATGGTGGAAGCAGCGGACAGCGGACATTTATCGTTATGTTGCCGATTTTGGCGGATTCCTGGTCAAAGCGGATTCGGAGAACCGCCCGGGGCCATTCACCTATGGACGGGATCATGCGGACGGAGCCAATATGCTGGCTGAAGCGCTGGAGCCTTACGGCGGGCTCGTATTGTGGAGATGCTTCGTCTACGATTGCCATCAGGACTGGCGGGATCGCAAAACCGACCGGGCCCGCGCGGCATACGACCATTTCAAGCCGCTTGACGGCAGATTCAAGGACAATGTCATTCTGCAAATCAAGAACGGCCCGATGGACTTCCAGGTTAGAGAGCCGGTATCGCCGTTGTTCGGAGCCATGAAGCAGACAAATCAGATGCTGGAGTTTCAAATCACCCAGGAATATACGGGACAGCAAAGGCATGTATGCTATTTGATTCCGCAGTGGAAAGAAGTGCTCGAATTCGACACCCTCTGCGAGGGAGAAGGCAGCAAGGTGAAGGATATCGTTGCCGGGCAGGTTCATCCGTATAAACATAGCGGGATTACAGCGGTATCCAGCATTGGCGATGATTATAACTGGACGGGCCATTATCTCGCCCAATCCAATCTGTATGGGTACGGCCGGCTGCTTTGGAATCCAGAGCTGAGCGCGGAGGAGATTGCTGAGGAATGGACGAGCATGACCTTTGGCGTGAACCAGGATGTGGCGAGTACGATCCTGGACATTCTGATGGAATCCTGGCCGACCTATGAGAGCTATACGTCCCCGCTGGGCGTGGGCTGGATGGTTGTGCCGCATTATCACTACGGACCTGACGTGGACGGCTACGAATATTCCAAGTGGGGAACGTACCATTTCGCGGACCGGGACGGCATCGGTGTAGACCGGACCCTGGCTACGGGTACGGGATATTCCCACCAATATGTTGGCGCTAATGCAGCATTGTATGATAGTCTGGAATCTTGTCCGGATGAGCTGCTGCTATTTTTCCACCATGTTCCTTATACCTATGTGCTGAAATCTGGCAAGACCGTTATTCAGCATATTTACGACACGCACTTTGCGGGAGTGGAGCAAGTGGAGAAGTGGATCGCACGCTGGGATGCTTTGGAATCCAAGCTGGATCCGCAGCGCTTCGCCCATGTGAAAGAGCGTTTGCTGGAGCAGCTTGAGAGCGCCAAGCACTGGCGGGATGTCATCAATACCTACTTCTACCGCAAATCGGGCATCAAGGACCAGCATAATAGAGTAATTTACTAG
- a CDS encoding response regulator transcription factor, which yields MWKIGIIDDDRAVLQGIRRAIPWDELNAEWAGEALNGEEGLEMIRSASPDIVITDLYMPVMNGLDMIEQLRQTGYAGKVIILSGYSDFEYARQALRLNVSDYLSKPVSVPTLKSVLGQAIADLEKQEEKRMKQDELLQKLRLYEPFVEKEWVKSAAAGTLQNSRLDTEIPTPYRHWADCDHTVLGIELVRDQRATKLSLPDWSLLRFAISNIICELTQEAFASFEYTDLHTNRSVVIIHSDRTEPDGQLRQRLEQLGVRLIDCVQSYLKLKLRIGIGERKSSIREIGNSTEEAFRVIDLNPQPAVSGYDLYVFAQELHSEGTGTPIRPVKLYLELAGAIRTSQENQARKIILDYMTRLEKEEGITKSYVGMLAGELWGIIAFAFYEMGTVLDDIFSNDSITREIADLKRPSELAEWLSAKIGIVFSSREWGGNGKHRQAVDFMMEYIHEHYAEDITLAGLADKVYISRNYLSMIFKNITGETFNNYLTRVRIEKARELLMEKKALVYEVAEMVGYKNVPYFSTVFKKITGMNPTEIVK from the coding sequence ATGTGGAAGATTGGAATCATCGACGACGACCGTGCGGTGCTGCAGGGAATTCGGAGAGCGATACCTTGGGACGAGCTGAATGCAGAATGGGCGGGTGAGGCGCTGAACGGAGAAGAAGGGCTGGAGATGATTCGGTCGGCTTCACCCGATATTGTCATTACGGATTTGTATATGCCCGTGATGAACGGGCTAGACATGATCGAGCAGCTGCGGCAAACCGGGTATGCGGGCAAAGTCATCATCCTCAGCGGATATTCGGATTTTGAATATGCCCGTCAGGCTTTGCGTCTGAACGTAAGTGATTACCTATCCAAGCCGGTCAGCGTTCCTACCTTGAAGTCCGTACTGGGCCAGGCCATTGCCGATCTCGAGAAACAGGAAGAGAAGCGCATGAAGCAGGATGAATTGCTGCAGAAGCTGCGTCTTTACGAACCATTTGTCGAGAAGGAATGGGTTAAGTCGGCAGCGGCGGGCACCCTGCAGAACTCCCGTCTGGATACGGAGATTCCAACGCCCTATCGTCATTGGGCCGACTGCGATCATACCGTTCTCGGCATTGAATTGGTCCGTGATCAGCGGGCAACGAAGCTGAGCTTGCCGGACTGGAGCCTCCTTCGATTTGCAATCAGCAACATTATTTGCGAGCTAACCCAGGAGGCCTTTGCCTCCTTTGAATATACCGATTTGCATACGAACCGCTCCGTCGTCATCATTCACAGCGACCGTACGGAGCCAGATGGGCAGCTGCGCCAGAGGCTGGAGCAGCTTGGCGTCCGCCTGATCGATTGCGTCCAGAGCTATTTGAAGCTGAAGCTCCGCATCGGAATTGGCGAGCGCAAGAGCAGCATCAGGGAGATCGGCAATTCGACGGAAGAGGCCTTCCGCGTCATTGATCTGAATCCCCAGCCCGCGGTTTCCGGTTATGATCTGTATGTCTTTGCGCAGGAACTGCACAGCGAAGGCACAGGAACGCCAATCCGGCCCGTGAAGCTGTATTTGGAGCTGGCCGGAGCCATCCGGACATCGCAGGAGAATCAGGCGCGTAAAATTATTTTGGATTACATGACGCGCTTGGAGAAAGAAGAAGGCATCACGAAATCATACGTCGGCATGCTGGCAGGCGAGCTATGGGGAATTATCGCCTTTGCTTTTTATGAAATGGGGACGGTGCTTGACGATATTTTCTCGAATGATTCCATCACTCGGGAAATCGCCGATTTGAAGCGCCCCTCCGAGCTGGCCGAATGGCTTAGCGCCAAGATCGGCATTGTGTTCAGCAGCCGCGAATGGGGCGGCAACGGCAAGCACCGGCAGGCTGTCGACTTCATGATGGAATATATCCACGAGCACTATGCCGAGGATATTACGCTGGCCGGGCTGGCGGATAAAGTGTATATTTCGCGCAACTACCTGTCGATGATTTTCAAGAATATTACGGGCGAGACGTTTAATAATTATTTGACAAGAGTACGGATCGAGAAGGCCCGGGAACTGTTGATGGAGAAAAAAGCATTGGTTTACGAAGTGGCGGAAATGGTCGGATACAAAAACGTTCCGTATTTCAGCACCGTGTTCAAGAAGATCACGGGGATGAACCCGACGGAAATCGTGAAATGA
- a CDS encoding ABC transporter substrate-binding protein, protein MMKWKRLQIVAALLVCSLLLAACGGKGDNTGATAGNTPAASNSASEKVKLRVMWWGSQPRHEATLKALELYTEKNPHVTFEPEYSGMDGYLDKLSTQAAAHNEPDIFQMDPGWISDWTSRNQLEALDGKVNLTDLTPSLLPIGQKDGQQYGVPLGSVAFGMIYDKAALEKMGVAAPQYGWTWDDFFALAEEVKPKLAKGQYFTLDYAGNYFMFSAYHYAKGKGTLITEDGKFNIDEATFLEWTKKFEQLRNDGLIPPADLNASDKEMDPTADLLVNGKVLFRYSFSNNYTTWDSMKEGAFDLISMPRAEEAGGWLKPSMFLSLSPNSKHKEEAAKFIDWFINDPEAGTILGTARGVPANAKIAESLIPNLPEGEKVGMQLIDATTPDGQTFTTGPEGWVNFIDKDFPLVRDELSFGRTTPEKAYESLKKAAQEYE, encoded by the coding sequence ATGATGAAATGGAAGCGATTGCAGATTGTTGCGGCATTGCTGGTATGTTCCTTGCTGCTGGCAGCTTGCGGCGGCAAAGGAGATAACACAGGAGCAACGGCTGGCAATACTCCGGCTGCATCCAATTCAGCTTCAGAGAAAGTAAAATTGCGGGTGATGTGGTGGGGATCCCAGCCACGCCACGAAGCTACGCTGAAAGCGCTAGAATTGTACACCGAGAAAAATCCGCACGTGACCTTCGAGCCTGAATACTCGGGGATGGACGGCTATCTCGATAAACTGTCTACTCAAGCGGCAGCGCACAACGAACCGGATATTTTCCAAATGGATCCGGGCTGGATTTCCGACTGGACGTCCCGCAACCAATTGGAAGCGCTGGATGGCAAAGTTAATCTGACTGACTTGACGCCAAGCCTTCTGCCGATTGGCCAAAAAGACGGCCAGCAATACGGCGTACCGCTCGGCTCTGTAGCATTCGGTATGATCTACGACAAGGCTGCTTTGGAAAAAATGGGCGTAGCTGCACCACAATACGGCTGGACGTGGGATGATTTCTTCGCCCTGGCGGAAGAAGTGAAGCCTAAGCTCGCTAAAGGCCAATATTTCACACTCGACTATGCCGGCAACTACTTCATGTTCAGCGCCTATCACTATGCTAAAGGCAAAGGCACGCTGATCACCGAAGACGGTAAATTCAACATCGACGAAGCGACATTCCTGGAGTGGACGAAGAAATTCGAACAGCTGCGCAACGACGGCCTGATCCCTCCAGCGGATTTGAACGCATCTGACAAAGAAATGGATCCGACAGCTGACCTGCTGGTTAACGGCAAAGTATTGTTCCGTTACTCTTTCTCCAACAACTACACGACTTGGGACAGCATGAAAGAAGGAGCATTCGATCTCATCTCTATGCCACGTGCTGAAGAAGCGGGCGGCTGGCTGAAGCCATCCATGTTCCTCAGCTTGTCTCCAAACTCGAAGCATAAGGAAGAAGCAGCGAAATTCATCGATTGGTTCATTAACGATCCAGAGGCAGGAACAATTCTTGGAACGGCTCGCGGCGTGCCTGCCAACGCGAAAATTGCAGAAAGCCTGATTCCGAACCTGCCGGAAGGCGAGAAAGTAGGCATGCAGCTGATCGACGCAACGACTCCGGACGGACAAACGTTTACGACGGGGCCGGAAGGCTGGGTTAACTTCATTGATAAAGATTTCCCGCTTGTGCGCGATGAGCTGAGCTTCGGCAGAACGACGCCAGAGAAAGCTTACGAGTCCTTGAAAAAAGCTGCGCAAGAATACGAGTAA
- a CDS encoding sensor histidine kinase, producing MTNPFKRYRIDLLFILCFGGLITLVLASTVWISYAISSRELAENTSYYQKRLLEELNNEITGRLTSIEQVSLTTSRDNDLLAFLSGKDDMFDRYRRSMGIKQALAHLTYSIPQIQAIDLFLEQPQWGDNQSYIQFHQLEAAEEQPWYAALEKNDFAWSEEHQISTFKGEASVLSFSRKIYYNTRFMGILVVHVKADWIRSMLEGYSQDSNRILLDRNGRELLSIGKSLQEAGLVESDPRFTGESGVFRLNTQPHSVENLIVYSKVADSDWMIVEITPWKQITAGSVKLAGAIISIGIGALLLAFLLTLWLSRQFMKPMAQLVKAMKTYVVGGAQPELTSDYTNEFGVLFAGYRRLNERIEALYLSLAERYEQQRKAEIEALQANINPHFLYNTLDQLNWMAIAEGQDKMSRILELMGRMFRIGLSHGESFITIGEELTHVGCYLEIQQLRWEDGLEYEVHVSQELQKLFIPKMTLQPFVENSIIHGFNSRQNGKIVIQVTEEGERIRIVIKDDGIGLSHNHDKGNNRRKGGYGIRNVRERFSAYFGEAFDIALADGEHGGTVVSIVFPRLEEAPGKSER from the coding sequence ATGACTAATCCATTTAAAAGATACCGCATTGATCTTCTGTTCATCCTTTGCTTCGGCGGCCTGATTACGCTCGTGCTGGCCAGTACGGTATGGATCAGTTATGCCATCTCCTCCCGCGAGCTGGCCGAAAATACGTCTTATTACCAGAAACGGCTGCTGGAGGAGCTGAACAATGAAATTACGGGCAGGCTTACATCGATTGAGCAGGTCTCTCTGACGACTTCCAGAGATAACGATTTGCTTGCATTTCTGTCAGGCAAGGATGACATGTTCGACCGCTACCGGAGGTCGATGGGCATCAAGCAGGCACTGGCCCATCTAACCTATTCGATTCCGCAAATCCAGGCGATCGACTTGTTCCTGGAGCAGCCGCAATGGGGAGACAATCAGAGCTATATCCAGTTTCACCAGCTGGAAGCGGCGGAGGAGCAGCCCTGGTATGCGGCTCTGGAGAAGAACGACTTCGCTTGGTCAGAGGAACATCAGATTTCAACTTTTAAGGGAGAAGCGTCTGTGCTGAGCTTTTCACGGAAGATTTATTATAATACACGGTTTATGGGCATTCTGGTCGTCCATGTAAAGGCTGACTGGATCCGGAGCATGCTCGAGGGATACTCTCAGGATTCGAACCGCATCTTATTGGATAGGAACGGCAGGGAGCTGCTCAGCATCGGGAAGTCCTTGCAGGAAGCCGGTCTGGTGGAGTCCGATCCGCGGTTTACGGGCGAGTCCGGCGTGTTCCGTCTTAATACGCAGCCGCACAGCGTCGAGAACCTCATCGTTTATTCCAAGGTGGCGGATTCCGACTGGATGATCGTTGAGATCACGCCATGGAAGCAAATTACGGCAGGCAGCGTGAAGCTGGCCGGGGCGATTATTTCGATCGGCATTGGCGCCTTGCTGCTGGCCTTCCTGCTGACGCTCTGGTTAAGCCGGCAGTTTATGAAGCCGATGGCCCAGCTTGTCAAGGCGATGAAGACTTATGTCGTTGGCGGAGCGCAGCCGGAGCTCACGAGCGATTATACCAATGAATTCGGCGTGCTGTTTGCGGGCTACCGCAGGCTGAATGAGCGGATTGAGGCGCTTTATTTGTCGCTTGCCGAACGTTATGAGCAGCAGCGCAAGGCCGAAATTGAAGCGCTGCAGGCGAATATCAACCCGCATTTTCTCTATAATACGCTGGATCAGCTGAACTGGATGGCGATTGCGGAAGGCCAGGACAAAATGAGCCGCATCCTAGAGCTGATGGGCCGTATGTTCCGCATCGGCTTGTCTCATGGAGAAAGCTTCATTACGATTGGCGAAGAGCTTACGCACGTCGGTTGTTATTTAGAAATCCAGCAGCTAAGATGGGAGGACGGGCTGGAATACGAAGTGCATGTATCCCAAGAATTGCAGAAGCTATTTATTCCGAAGATGACGCTCCAGCCCTTTGTAGAAAATTCGATCATTCACGGGTTCAATTCCAGACAAAACGGCAAAATCGTCATTCAAGTGACAGAAGAGGGCGAACGCATCCGCATCGTCATCAAGGACGATGGAATAGGACTTTCCCATAATCATGATAAGGGGAATAACCGGCGCAAGGGCGGTTACGGCATACGGAACGTAAGGGAAAGATTCTCGGCTTATTTCGGTGAAGCCTTCGATATTGCGCTTGCCGACGGCGAGCATGGAGGGACGGTCGTATCGATTGTGTTCCCGCGGCTGGAGGAGGCGCCGGGCAAAAGTGAAAGATAA
- a CDS encoding carbohydrate ABC transporter permease yields the protein MTQSKWKGLTRHAMLIIFSLIMVYPVIWWIGASLKSNQELSSPSLFPTVPQWSNYVKGWHSVPGFTFTDFYINTFYLIIAVIIVTVISSTLVAFGFARLDFPLRGFWFSLLMLTLMLPGQVLIIPQYAMFHQFGWVNTYLPFIVPHALAGGAGGTFFVFLLIQFIRGIPRELDESAKIDGCNWFGIYWRIIMPLMKPSIVTVIIFCFLWNWDDFLGHLLYINSVDKYTVGLALRMINDSQGGAEWGQLLAMSLVSILPATLLFSSAQKYFVEGVATTGIKG from the coding sequence ATGACCCAATCAAAATGGAAAGGCTTAACTCGTCATGCAATGCTCATCATATTCAGCTTGATTATGGTCTACCCGGTCATTTGGTGGATTGGCGCTTCCTTGAAAAGCAACCAGGAGCTGAGCTCCCCGTCGCTTTTCCCGACTGTACCCCAGTGGTCCAACTACGTTAAAGGCTGGCATTCGGTTCCCGGTTTTACGTTTACCGATTTCTATATCAATACCTTCTATTTGATTATCGCGGTGATTATCGTGACGGTCATTTCCAGTACGCTGGTCGCTTTTGGATTCGCCAGACTGGACTTCCCGCTGCGGGGCTTTTGGTTCTCGCTGCTTATGCTCACGCTGATGCTGCCGGGACAGGTGCTTATTATTCCGCAGTATGCGATGTTCCACCAGTTCGGCTGGGTCAATACGTATTTGCCATTTATCGTCCCCCACGCTTTAGCCGGGGGAGCGGGAGGAACCTTCTTCGTATTCCTGCTGATCCAATTCATTCGCGGTATTCCGCGGGAGCTGGATGAATCGGCAAAAATCGACGGCTGCAACTGGTTCGGAATCTATTGGAGAATTATCATGCCGCTGATGAAGCCATCGATCGTTACCGTCATCATCTTCTGCTTCCTCTGGAACTGGGATGATTTCCTCGGTCACCTGCTGTACATTAACTCTGTAGATAAATACACGGTAGGCCTGGCTCTGCGGATGATCAACGACTCCCAGGGCGGCGCGGAATGGGGACAATTGCTAGCTATGTCGCTTGTGTCTATCCTGCCGGCAACGCTGCTGTTCAGCTCCGCTCAGAAGTACTTCGTCGAGGGCGTTGCTACGACTGGAATTAAAGGCTAG
- a CDS encoding sugar ABC transporter permease → MERTTPLANGTPERKKPFLKRWDSPIAGYLFISPWLIGFLALTAYPMLLSLYYSFTNYTLMKPIEWVGMENYNRIFTADEKFVQSVKITFYYVLASVPLKLIAALLVAMLLNKAVRGISVYRTAIYFPSLIGGSIAVSLLWKNIFGVDGFFNKVLGVFGIPGTGWVTNPDTALWSLIVLSVWQFGSSMVIFLAGLKQIPTDLYEASSVDGAGKLRQFFNITLPMLSPTLYFNLIMGVINSFQVFTPAYVITAGGPMNSTYVYALYLYERAFSRYQLGYSSSLAWIMLLMIVVAAVAINVTSKYWVFYESDSQGGKKRK, encoded by the coding sequence ATGGAACGAACAACACCTTTAGCTAACGGGACGCCTGAGCGTAAAAAGCCATTTCTCAAGCGTTGGGACTCTCCCATTGCAGGATATCTGTTTATTTCCCCGTGGCTGATCGGGTTTTTGGCGTTGACGGCCTACCCGATGCTGTTGTCCCTATATTATTCCTTCACCAACTATACTTTAATGAAACCGATCGAATGGGTCGGTATGGAAAACTACAACCGCATCTTTACGGCAGACGAGAAATTCGTCCAATCCGTCAAAATCACATTTTATTACGTACTGGCCTCGGTGCCGCTGAAGCTCATTGCCGCGCTGCTTGTGGCCATGCTGCTGAATAAGGCGGTGCGCGGGATTTCGGTCTACCGGACGGCCATTTACTTCCCGTCCTTGATCGGGGGGAGTATCGCCGTTTCCCTGCTGTGGAAAAACATCTTTGGCGTGGACGGCTTCTTCAACAAAGTCCTCGGCGTTTTCGGCATTCCAGGCACAGGCTGGGTGACGAACCCGGATACGGCGCTCTGGTCGCTAATCGTATTGTCCGTTTGGCAGTTCGGCTCTTCGATGGTTATTTTCCTCGCCGGTCTGAAGCAGATTCCGACGGATCTGTATGAAGCCTCCTCGGTGGATGGCGCGGGCAAGCTTAGACAATTTTTCAATATTACGCTGCCGATGCTGTCGCCAACCTTGTACTTTAACCTGATTATGGGGGTCATTAACTCCTTCCAGGTGTTTACGCCAGCTTACGTCATTACGGCCGGAGGCCCAATGAACTCTACTTATGTGTATGCGCTTTACTTGTATGAGCGGGCGTTCAGCCGTTATCAGCTCGGATATTCCTCCTCCTTGGCCTGGATTATGCTGCTGATGATCGTTGTTGCCGCTGTAGCTATTAACGTGACATCGAAATACTGGGTGTTCTACGAATCCGACAGCCAAGGAGGGAAAAAGAGAAAATGA
- a CDS encoding DUF6612 family protein yields the protein MHKYIMFLASIMLVVLSGCGKGIHLTNDEQGLPYAEELVEKSSEQIESLKSFSVESKYVYKSFENPNLKEASGSSSTNTKIEYVKKPFSMYSQHESPDLERIVKEYVTEQYGVATFRDGQWEVGPELEGYTSGMIENNKKYVDPYHDLKSLTTQGMQVEQKDGNYILTVTGNQHEESAHEGFYDAKTQKIITLVVTTDHQSKLTYTINKRTLLPVELIKETETTLDYSGDKKYSELKVVHTYQDFNDVNEKKLLEGAYKASDPRFSEW from the coding sequence ATGCATAAATACATAATGTTTTTAGCCAGCATTATGCTGGTGGTACTTAGCGGTTGTGGAAAAGGAATTCATCTTACAAATGATGAACAGGGACTTCCCTATGCGGAGGAATTAGTCGAGAAGTCTTCGGAACAAATCGAAAGTTTAAAAAGTTTTTCCGTGGAGTCAAAGTATGTTTATAAATCATTTGAAAATCCGAATTTAAAAGAAGCTTCTGGAAGCAGTTCTACTAACACCAAAATCGAGTATGTCAAAAAACCGTTCTCTATGTATTCTCAACATGAAAGCCCCGACTTAGAAAGGATAGTCAAAGAGTATGTAACGGAACAATATGGTGTTGCCACATTTAGGGATGGTCAATGGGAAGTGGGTCCCGAGCTCGAAGGTTATACGTCCGGTATGATAGAGAACAATAAAAAATACGTTGATCCGTACCACGATTTAAAAAGCCTAACCACACAGGGTATGCAAGTAGAGCAGAAAGATGGAAACTATATTCTTACAGTTACAGGGAACCAGCATGAGGAGAGTGCTCACGAGGGCTTTTATGACGCTAAGACCCAGAAAATAATTACCCTCGTAGTGACGACCGACCACCAATCGAAACTTACCTACACGATTAATAAAAGGACCTTGTTGCCTGTCGAGCTTATAAAAGAAACCGAAACGACCCTCGACTATTCAGGAGATAAAAAGTATAGCGAGTTAAAGGTTGTCCATACATATCAAGATTTTAACGATGTTAATGAAAAGAAATTATTAGAAGGTGCTTATAAAGCCTCAGACCCGAGGTTTAGTGAGTGGTAG